In Macadamia integrifolia cultivar HAES 741 chromosome 13, SCU_Mint_v3, whole genome shotgun sequence, one DNA window encodes the following:
- the LOC122058760 gene encoding uncharacterized protein LOC122058760, with amino-acid sequence MERETEMQHLKIMNEIRLKKNSIGSKSIRDPHINNVNDLKYTSLKDILPISPTKNVPNFDANGYDIAIRNQLVKQAAAAYLQSAAILSSRNQNWLVRFWRREAIRVALRSYWHDYVRDPLEACARPIYQFLTSLINRIHVVWTRTIIP; translated from the coding sequence ATggaaagagagacagagatgCAACACTTGAAAATTATGAATGAGATTAGATTGAAGAAGAACAGCATAGGATCTAAGAGCATCAGAGACCCACACATTAATAATGTTAATGATCTCAAGTACACAAGTTTGAAGGACATCTTACCGATTTCCCCAACTAAAAATGTTCCCAATTTCGACGCCAATGGATACGACATTGCTATACGAAATCAATTGGTGAAACAGGCGGCGGCGGCTTATCTTCAATCGGCGGCGATACTCTCAAGTCGCAACCAGAATTGGCTGGTGAGGTTCTGGAGGAGGGAAGCCATTAGAGTTGCTTTGCGTTCTTATTGGCATGATTATGTTAGAGATCCTTTGGAAGCTTGTGCAAGGCCCATCTATCAGTTTCTCACTAGTTTAATTAACAGAATTCATGTTGTGTGGACTAGAACTATAATTCCTTGA
- the LOC122059428 gene encoding uncharacterized protein LOC122059428, giving the protein MGKGCVDGQLVTTLYGSPVPLIGLYIAAATLVCFFCMTFDLVYGLFIRKRPFLPCKLFSMNSFTMTVLAVATKIPVDLTTSMPRAEDQLSKLTGTALLCTSLGFYMPSLGTMGTSERYGNLAALTVIVITMVVNVCMQLETGLIFAFAIEHITVMVCILLLLLLMWSSAIAFKGQKEWFKGLHGPKVSKEAKNAKDVQGLRKLLVKLHLLNYTSNPQTLLCETSHHHAFGLLCTLSSAIVLQAMIRSIALKNLSFCGTTDVSDYKWSIPMVIVAQFLTIVVGTFCIIYRWVSFVSHTDKKDLCAHRLLYFFPENELVDLKWKILPFRFLNKKFSVVFLVAKDFIMDVLIQTQIMLYTCSSRFIGFPIYTVKTFLEYHGICFHDQHTNQDIDQERYNSEEILEFILSSLSVDPFESWIKKMAMKDIMRWINNTYKMDCPNHLFQLISKCPASSRLECGLTRELQASGESLICSTKQSATNVVTQLIEGSHGAQPKFLKSIMLEYELEYKVSCISLLVLSGMLAEFMPSSRREFLKQSSEALDESFFEIIYYVDKKAHTPDLHAETRWTLLKDLWVHWENPNHWFRTEMFSHVFKSCSFKNSEESEFELPHVFELLYGAILATGEIISERYHNLSYSYEPMVVDVQRGLIAIEILIILNFIREKTYGSVKDLFDFLEMFFIEMLYFTLSGLPLAILNVIDGYDPMEIGEGRVKKALKFLCELELLGDKIKWSWPESDTRSRANNVVNNAQVEPGQTSTTAIAAPDCGSEVEAKVSNVVDGKVDNGEASLAAATDDDDDTIREVGSDEIV; this is encoded by the coding sequence atGGGCAAAGGTTGTGTGGATGGACAACTAGTTACAACATTGTATGGTTCGCCTGTTCCTTTGATTGGCCTCTACATCGCAGCTGCAACTCTGGTATGCTTCTTTTGCATGACTTTTGATTTGGTATATGGATTATTCATTCGAAAGAGGCCATTTCTGCCATGTAAGTTGTTCAGTATGAACTCATTCACCATGACAGTGTTAGCAGTAGCCACTAAAATCCCAGTTGATCTTACCACATCCATGCCAAGAGCTGAGGATCAGCTCTCCAAGCTCACTGGCACTGCATTGCTATGCACCTCACTTGGGTTTTATATGCCTTCACTTGGGACCATGGGAACATCTGAGCGTTATGGCAATTTGGCTGCATTGACCGTGATAGTGATTACTATGGTTGTTAATGTGTGCATGCAATTGGAAACTGGTCTCATCTTTGCCTTTGCTATAGAACACATCACAGTCATGGTCTGCATCttattattgcttttgttgATGTGGTCATCTGCTATAGCATTTAAAGGCCAAAAAGAGTGGTTCAAAGGTCTTCATGGACCTAAAGTTTCTAAAGAAGCCAAAAATGCAAAGGATGTACAGGGACTAAGAAAACTATTAGTGAAACTCCATTTACTCAACTATACAAGCAACCCTCAGACATTGTTATGTGAAACTTCGCATCATCATGCTTTCGGCTTACTATGTACCCTTTCTTCAGCAATTGTCTTACAAGCCATGATTAGGTCGATTGCCCTGAAAAATCTGAGTTTTTGCGGTACCACCGATGTTTCTGACTATAAATGGTCGATTCCCATGGTGATTGTGGCTCAATTTCTAACCATTGTAGTGGGGACATTTTGTATCATCTATAGATGGGTTTCTTTTGTCAGCCACACTGACAAGAAAGATCTTTGTGCACATagacttttatattttttcccaGAAAATGAATTGGTAGATCTGAAGTGGAAGATCTTACCTTTTAGGTTCCTCAACAAAAAATTCTCAGTTGTCTTTCTAGTTGCCAAAGACTTTATCATGGATGTGCTTATACAAACCCAAATCATGTTGTATACATGCAGCAGTCGCTTCATTGGATTCCCAATTTACACTGTTAAGACATTCTTGGAATATCATGGTATCTGCTTCCATGATCAACACACTAATCAGGATATTGATCAAGAAAGGTATAATTCAGAAGAAATATTGGAGTTTATATTGTCATCTCTGAGTGTAGATCCTTTTGAGAGTTGGATTAAAAAAATGGCCATGAAAGACATTATGAGATGGATAAATAATACCTATAAGATGGACTGTCCAAATCATCTCTTCCAATTAATATCAAAATGTCCTGCTTCATCTAGATTAGAATGTGGCCTCACAAGAGAATTACAAGCTAGTGGGGAAAGCTTGATATGTAGCACAAAACAAAGTGCTACTAATGTGGTTACACAACTCATTGAGGGTAGTCATGGAGCACAACCAAAGTTTTTGAAATCTATTATGTTAGAGTACGAGCTTGAGTACAAAGTTTCATGCATATCATTGTTGGTCCTTTCAGGAATGCTTGCAGAATTTATGCCATCATCCCGCAGAGAATTTCTAAAGCAAAGCTCCGAAGCCTTAGATGAGTCATTTTTTGAAATCATTTATTATGTTGACAAGAAGGCTCATACTCCAGACCTGCATGCTGAAACAAGATGGACattactaaaagatttgtgggTTCATTGGGAGAATCCAAACCATTGGTTTCGAACTGAGATGTTCTCCCATGTATTCAAGAGCTGTTCATTCAAGAATTCCGAGGAATCTGAGTTTGAGTTACCTCATGTCTTTGAGCTTCTTTATGGTGCAATTCTAGCCACAGGAGAAATTATCAGTGAAAGATACCATAACCTCAGTTACTCATATGAACCGATGGTGGTTGATGTGCAGAGGGGCTTGATTGCAATTGAAATATTAATCATTTTGAACTTCATTAGAGAGAAGACTTATGGATCTGTCAAGGATCTATTTGATTTCTTGGAAATGTTTTTTATAGAGATGCTCTATTTTACCCTCTCTGGTCTCCCACTTGCCATACTGAATGTAATTGATGGATATGATCCAATGGAAATAGGTGAAGGAAGAGTGAAAAAAGCCTTGAAATTCCTTTGTGAACTTGAGTTGTTAGGGGACAAAATCAAATGGTCATGGCCAGAATCTGATACTAGAAGTCGAGCAAATAATGTTGTCAATAACGCTCAGGTTGAGCCTGGCCAAACTAGTACCACTGCTATAGCTGCTCCTGACTGTGGTTCCGAAGTTGAGGCTAAGGTTTCAAATGTTGTTGATGGAAAAGTTGACAATGGTGAAGCTTCTCTTGCTGCTGCtacagatgatgatgatgatacaattagagaagttgggtCTGATGAGATTGTTTGA